Part of the Eshraghiella crossota genome is shown below.
GTCACGATAATCGCATCTTTTGTAACCAGAAGCGTTTTTATTTATGCGTTAGGAAAGACATTTTTAGGAGTAAGCGGGCTGTTTAGCGATATACTTCAGCTCCTTTCTCTGGCAGAACTTGGTGTAGGTACTGCTATTCTTTATGAAATGTACAGACCTATAGCCAATAATGATAAGAAAAAAGTCACAGCCCTTATGAACTTTTATGGGAAAGTATATACAATAATCGGATGCGTAGTTATTGTAATCGGACTTGCCATAACACCATTTCTTGATTTCTTTGTAGATAATAAGAGCAATATACCACATTTAAGACTTATATTCCTGATGTACCTGTCCAATACGGCAGCGAGTTACTTTTTTGCTTACAAAAGAAATATTCTTGTAGCAACACAGAACGGATATATTAATTCCTTAAACCAGACCGCATTTTCACTTTTACAACAGGTAATACAGATAGTAATACTTTTAATCTGGAAAAATTTCTATGCATACCTTGCAGTTCAGGTTTTATGTACAGTTGCATCCAATGTTGAGATATCAAGGTATGTTAACAAAAAATATCCGTATCTCAAAGAAAACAAGAATGAAAAATTAGAAAAAGAGGATACAAAAAATATATTCAGGAATGTCAGGGCAATGATGACAACCAAAATCAGTTCTGTAGTTGTAACATCAACGGATAATATACTTATTTCCAAATATATAAGTACAGCTTATCTTGGCATATATTCTAATTATACATTATTTGTTTCTATGATAAGGACAATTATTACCAAAGCTTTTGAAGGACTTACGGGAAGCGTTGGAAATCTTGCAACCTGTGAGGACCATGAAAAATCTTACAAAGTATACAGCAATGCGTATTTTATCAATTTCTGGATTGTAGGATTCTGCGTTTCAATGTTTTATCTGCTTGTTGATAGTTTTATTAAAGTATGGATTGGAGATTCATATATACTTGAATGGGGTACGGTGGCACTTATTGCATTCAATTTGTATTTCAGGCTTATGAGAAATACCAATCTTGTGTTTATTGAAACTTATGGACTTTTCAGACAGATGAGAGTAAAATCCATTTCAGAAGCAGCTATAAATTTAGTTGCATCGTTATTTTTATTATTGACACTTGATATGGGAATATACGGAATTTTACTTGGAACTCTTATCAGTAATTTCCTTACTAATTTCTGGTGGGAACCATATGTTATTTATAAAGACTGTTTTAATAAAAAAAGCTACAGGTTCTATTTACGGACCGGTATATATACAGCTGTGTTCATAGGAACCATTGCCTTGAACCTGTTTATTTTTAAATATATTACAGTTGGAAGCAACATATTGAGCTTTATAATTAAGCTCTTCATTTCGTTGATAGATATTAATCTGATTTACTATATCACACTTAGAAAAATGGATGAATTTAAAGAGTTTAAGAGAATTATGTCAGGTTTTATTGGCAGAATGAAAGGAAAATTAAAAAGAAATTGAAAACACAGATTATTGATATATTAAAATCATGGAAAACAGAAGAGAGTACAGTTAATTCTACGGAAGAACTAATAAAGTGGATACAGAATCTGAACGAAACAACACATGTGAGGATAGAAGAAACCCGGATTACGGATGATACTTTTTGGTTTTATGATGATTATGAAGGCGAAATACTTAACAGGAAGCGCAGCTTTTTTTCAATTAAAGGAATACGCCAGTTTGTTAACGGAAAGTTCCATAGTGAGCAGCCTGTTATTATACAGCCGGAGATAGGCTATCTTGGAATTATCTGTAAGAAAATTGACGGCGTTATGCATTTTCTTATGCAGGCGAAAATTGAACCGGGCAATATAAATTGTGTCCAGATTTCACCTACAATTCAGGCAACAAAGAGCAATTTTCTGCGTGCACACGGAGGAAGTCTTCCAAAGTATTTTGAGTATTTTGAACATTCCGCACAATACAATGTTATATACGACCAGATACAGTCAG
Proteins encoded:
- a CDS encoding lipopolysaccharide biosynthesis protein codes for the protein MSSRTSNSVRNTSVNFITQIVTIIASFVTRSVFIYALGKTFLGVSGLFSDILQLLSLAELGVGTAILYEMYRPIANNDKKKVTALMNFYGKVYTIIGCVVIVIGLAITPFLDFFVDNKSNIPHLRLIFLMYLSNTAASYFFAYKRNILVATQNGYINSLNQTAFSLLQQVIQIVILLIWKNFYAYLAVQVLCTVASNVEISRYVNKKYPYLKENKNEKLEKEDTKNIFRNVRAMMTTKISSVVVTSTDNILISKYISTAYLGIYSNYTLFVSMIRTIITKAFEGLTGSVGNLATCEDHEKSYKVYSNAYFINFWIVGFCVSMFYLLVDSFIKVWIGDSYILEWGTVALIAFNLYFRLMRNTNLVFIETYGLFRQMRVKSISEAAINLVASLFLLLTLDMGIYGILLGTLISNFLTNFWWEPYVIYKDCFNKKSYRFYLRTGIYTAVFIGTIALNLFIFKYITVGSNILSFIIKLFISLIDINLIYYITLRKMDEFKEFKRIMSGFIGRMKGKLKRN